gtgcacacacacacacacacacacacacacacacacacacacacacacacacacacacacacacacacacacacaccaccaccaccaccaccaccagcaacaacaacaacaacaacaacaacaacaaacaccatAAAGCAAACAATACCAACAtaaagaaacaacagacaaacacaccaacaaataaacaaacagacagacggacatacagacaaataaacacacaaacacaaacaaagaaagacaaagaagcaagccaacaaacaaacaaatattgcattgaaacaaacagacagacaaacacaccaacaaacaaacaaacattgcattgaaaaccaacaaacagacaaacacaccaacaacaaaaacagacagattaacacaaacagacagacagacaaacaaacaaacagatacaccaacaaacaaacaaacaaacacaccaacaaccATTGCcttgaaaaacaaacagacagacaaacaaacatcaacaagcaagcggacaaacaaacaagcaaacaaacacaccaacaaacaaacataaacacaccaacaaacaaacagataaacacaccaacaaacaaacaaacacaccaacaaacaaacaaacacaccaacgaacagacagacaaacacaccaacaaacaaacaaacaaacacaccaacaaacagacagataaacacaccaacaaacagacagataaacacaccaacaaacaaacaaacacaccaacaaactgacagacaaacacaccaacaaacaaacaaacattgcatagaaaaatacaaacagacagacaaacacaccaataaacacacaaacagacagacacataagcacaccaacaaacaaacaaacattgcattgaaaaacagacagacaaacaaacacaccaacaaacacaaacagacagacagacagacaaacacaccaacaaacataaacaaatagaccgacaaataaacacaccaATAACAAGcacatcaacaaacacaaacaaacatacagacagacagaccaacacaccaacaaacaaacacactaacaaacaaacaaacacaccaacaaacaaacaaacacaccaagaaacagacagacaaacacaccaacaacaaacaaatattgcatagaaaaatacaaacagacagacaaacacaccaataaacacaaacaaacagacagacaaacacaccaacaaacactaacatacagacagacagacagacacaccaacaaaatataaacaaacagacagacaaataaacacaccaataacaaacacatcaacaaacacaaacaaacagacagacagacagaccaacacaccaacaaacacaaacaaacaaacagacaaataagcacaccaccaacaaacaaacaagcattgcattgaaaaaccaaacaaacagacaaacaaacagacaaacaacaacatacagTGTCCATCCccagtacactgtactatgCAGTTTCCTACCAGCACTGACAGGTACCTACTGATACTGACTGTGACATCAGACCTAATACAACTGTCCAATCTGTTGTCACCAAACATCAATATTTATTGCTTTTCTAGACTACCAGTGACAGTGGCGCTTCATCCGGTCAACCACAGGAATTACCAAACGACACAAATCAAACCGTATTCGTTCCCATTCAGCTTGGCAATGGCATCACCTACATGGCGGCTCGAAGAATCTGCACAGCACCCGCCCTGCCACCCCCACTCGCTCTCATCAATCCAAATGGCATGCAATTTCTTCTACACAATCCACAGACCCTCACCATCTACCCGAATTCCAACCCATCGACTATGCAAGGTGCATGTGCCAGCAACGTCGTGTATAAACCAGGAATGTCGGACCTACTAGGCGATTACTCTTACAACGATCTTGACACTCTAGTGTCCGAGCTCGAGTTCGATGAAGAAATGCAAGGGACGATGATTGAAATGGAGGACGAGGACATATGTAAAGAAATACTTGAGGAAAACAATGAGGACAAAACAAACGACGAGGAATCGGGTCAGAACCAAAACCTAACGACCCTCGATCCGGGCTACATCAACAAATATCTCTCACACATCGAAGAGAGTGGAAACTCCGGATCCCAACCATCAAGCCAAGAATTCAGAGACATCAAAAGCGACATCACAAATTCAACAGGCATCGACATGGAAAACAGAGAAGACGACTACAAAACgaatcaacaacaaaacaaatttctcGGCAGCTACGTCGTCTCCacagaaacaaaaacagaGGACAACACGGAAGACAAGGAGATGGAGACGATCGTGTGTGAGCCGTGTACAATAACCGTTTCCACATCAAACAACTCACACGAGACGATCCCCCACATTCGGTGTAATGACACTGTATAAAACAGTATGCTGACCGAGTTCAAGCATAAGCCATCCATATGGAGCTGTCGCATCGACAAAAGCTTTTTACCAATTTAGACTATTTGAGTGACCACATTAGCTCCCGGATGAGATTATTAATCAAATCCTGGTAGCCAATATGTGTAGTGATCTCAAAATACACTTACTGTACAACAACCCGGTGATTATCACCTCGAAATCATCTAAATATTTTATTCAATGTGTATCCCTACTGGATGAGTAAGAGTCTATAAATCAATTATAGTATTCAGTCAATAAAAACCAAAGTTTGAAATATTGTAATGTCGTCGGTACATACCTACGGTTGTCGTGACTGCTTGAATTGTCTGTATGCTTGAGCTGTGTCTGTTGCCATGGTCATCTCTTTGATGAGGTTCTCAGGCACGTGAGCTCGTTCCAGTTCTGATTTTAATTGATAGAAACGCTTTGTGGCTTTTGCAAGGTTTTCGGGGGATTGATGCGGAATCTCTCTGTAACTCTAAACACATTGGAGACAACCTCAGGCGTGCGTGACTTGGCGTATACAATTCTATAAACGAGCATATACAAAGGaaagacggacacacagaaacagacagacaggcacgcatgcacacacacacacacacacacacacacacacacacacacacacacacacatgcacgtgcataaacacgcccacacatgcacatgcacgcacacacacacacacacacacacacacacacatgcacacgcacatgcataaacacgcacgcacacacacacacactacggcTATATAATGTGTATAGATACATTTAGACTGGACGTGCAGTACCTCGCCCTCTTAGCCAAATTTGTGCCCCCTCAACCAACTAAGACACATACGACAACAAACACTCccagacaaacacaacgtAAGCATCAACACAAAACTACAAATATACAACATCCATGCGACAACACCAAAGCATCAAGCAACGACTGCTGACCTTTCTGAAAGCCACTACTTGATTATACAATCTTCTCGTCTTGTCCTTGACCAGCACATCGGTGTACACTTCGTTAAGCAGTGCCAGCTCCTCCGTTGCCCTAGCAACAATCAATAATACCATACATCAAAAATTCTAAGCAAAAGTTTTATTAGAAAAACTGACCGTTTTCTCGCAGCCTCGCCGTTGGTTATGCGATCGGGATGTAATGTTGCTGTTTTTTCACGCCTCAGTCTTGCCAATTCAGACTTGTCTGAAGATTGTGATGCTCCGAGAAGACCGTAGTAGTCATTCTTGCCACTGAGCTCAAGCAATGCACGCAGTAACcctaaaaattaattaatcagtgaTTATTAGAAGACGAAAGCATAAAGTGACAAACAACTAACCAATAAGAATGAAAGACAAAATGATGgataaagagacaaacagtcagacatacaaacagacagacatacaactcAATTGTGACAGCATGGACTAACTGCCTgtctcaactcaacttgccACACGAACTAGAGCCACAATACCAATATGTCAACCGTAATGAGAGGCCAAACATCCTCGTCATTGACACAGATTCAGCTGCAGACATCGAATTATATGTGTCGTTGACTCATTCATGGTGTTCGGACTCAGTGAAGGCAGCCTCCAGAGTAGAAGAggtagcagcaatgaaacagaaagagaagaagTAGATCAAGTATAACTCAGAGCTGTTGGCAGAAGGGTCCTGTCCATTGGTCATTCCTCTGGTTTCAAATTTTTCGGCTGTTGAGGTGAACAAGCTTGAACAAactggcaaagagtgcaagggaTGATGAAAGAAGACACAATGAGATCGAGTTCAAGACGAAGTGGCaatcaatcatttcagtgacaacTTTATGGTTTCTTTTTAGTTGCTCATGGAGTAAATGCTTAAATTCAATGGAATATAgtaattgacagacaaacagacagacagaagacaagctctagacagatagacagctgGACAAACAGAACGACGacaagtcaaacaaacaaacaaacaacaaacagacagacagacagacagacagaagacaatcTGATAGAcagaaaagcaaacagacaaacaaacagaacaacaaacagtcaaacaaacagacagacaaacagacagacaaacagacagacagacagacaaacagacagacagacagacaaacagacaaacagacagacagaaagacggacagacaaacagacagacaaacagatcaacagagCATTACTACTTACAtctacacagacacaaacaagaacaaacgGAGACTAACCATCAGGTGTAGCTAGGTTCGGCTGGTTCGGCTTGGGCTTGATCTTCGGTTTCTCCCTTGTACGCCCTCCTCTAACTTCCGGTGAAGCTGATGCTGTTTCATGACTTTTCTTCTTAAATGAAGTTATTGAATCAACAATGTCGTCATGATCTCTCTTTGATCTTGCTGCACCGATTTCCTTATGTTTACCGTACTCACCAGTTGGTGCCATCAAATCTTCATCAGAATCACCAAACGTAGATTCCTTTTGTTcaatccacaaattttcatTTCTTGCATCTGTTTGATCAACTGTCTCGACTACCGGAGTCTCTACTGTCCCTACAACGTCCTCAAATTCACCGTACTGTCCATTTGCAACCAATTCTGGTGGTATCAATGGAGTTTTAAACGGGTTGAAGCTGGGGGAGGAAGGACCTGAGTCGTCTGATACAACCTTGGCGGCCGTCTCTTCAGTGTTCACAACACTGATGCGTTTGACAGATGTGGACTCATTCGTGTCCTCAATCCCAGAAAAGAATTCAGCAGCATGATCTCGTTTTGGCCTAATAGGTTTCTTTGCAATAAGTGGTTTCGGTGAAGGTAGCGAAGCAGTAGGGTCACCTGTAAATACGTCATGGTTAATATCTCAAATTATTATCACATAGTAATTAACACTAATCGGTTGTCAAATGTTTGGATTTCCAAATTTATAACCTCTAGGTAACTACAAGGAATGCATACCAGAATCgcaaaaatttattgataaaaATGATATACACATCAATTTTCAtcaccacacatgcactcgCCAAATGATCAACTAACTAAAATTAAAGTTTGCAAAATCAGGGTTCTGCCCACGATGGTCAGAGGTGATCAGGCCCGACCATCACCGGCAAACACTAACCATCCTCACATTCCAACCCCCATTATATATTTTAGCTAGAGTTTTGAGCATTGAAGGTGAGCAGCTGTTGAAAGGTGAGCGCTTTGTTCACATCCTGACACGACAGCAGACCCGCCTTGCTATGATACGATCTATAACATGATCTATCGCTTAGGACAATAAGGTGGTGTGAGATCCAAcagagcagtctgcatgtcagtGACAAGCAAGGTAATAATATCCTAGGCACCCTGCAACACAGCCAGTCAAAATCGTCTTCACGGGATTTTGCTAGACAAGAGCACTGGCTCTTTGAAACCCGCAACTGATGCATGAATTTCAGATATCTAACCATACCACATATAGTATAAACGTGATACTGGGCAACATAGTTCCCCCAACTGTTAACAGAAGTTGTCGCTTTTCTTAGTCTGTTCTTTCAGATCATGGACAATCAACAGCGcaatacattctgtttggtgCTTTCTAGTCTGTTTTGCAAACAATGCTCGATTGTCCAAGAGTTTGCTCTACTTCTTTCCCGGATATCTTCGCTCTGAAACAAACCATGCCTGTTAATGCAATGGATACTCGACCACCCCTACTAAATtcctgggcagaacactgCAAAATGATTAGGCAAAAAAAaacataattaatcaattaattaacaatttcaAAACTGAACTAAAATCTGCTTAAAATCATTCATGTCAGCGAGCACACATAATATGGTAATAGACATACCTTCATTGACTTCATCCGTTTTTGAAGAAGACTCTAACTACAGAGCAAAAATATCATTAGTTCAGTGAGTGATACTCGACACTAAATTGTAAAGTTATACATCACAGTTCTGCCAATTTCTTACCAGTAAACACTATCAGTATGAAAATAGAACATTGGTGTACAAACAACTCATTCAGGGAtatcaaaaatagaaattttgaAACAATGACTCTCATTTCTCTGGTGCTTCCTTTATAATCAATCCAAGCTCAatttcacaaacaaacacaacacacacacacacacacacacacacacacacacacacacacacacacacacacacacacacacacacatgcacaaatgcatgcactctcacacaaacacattgcaTTGTCGCTATTTGTGTAcgagttcacgacttctctaCAGTTTCGAGTTCAACCATCGCCTGTGTtcttgttcatgtgcatagagACCAATACGAGAATGACAATCGCGATGACAGATgcatacatattgacttgtaattaTTCCTTGAAACATTTACTGATGTGTCGTCATTCTTCTAATTTTTCATTCTCTCATCCTCAAACTTCTTCAAACCAGCTGACACTTTCTTCCTCCAAccccccacccacccacccacccacacacacacacacacacacacacacacacacacacacacacacacacacacacacacacacacacaatccaaaATGAGTAAACCACAAATTCATGCATATTGTGCAAATTTGACCAGAGTGAGTGTAATTTTAAGACAACTAGAATATTTCAAGTAAAGCCCCCTCTCTCGAAGAGCACAACTAACCACGCCCACTTAAAGCAAGTCTTTGACCTCTCTGAACATATGCAAAATGCATTATCCAACAGACTGACTCATTGTGTGGAAAATGACAAGCCCAGTTATTCAACTTACTCATGTACACTCATAACgtacacagatacacacaaaactaacATGCAAGATAGAAGGTACGCCATGAACATGCCTATTGTTCAGAGCAAATTCAATTCATAACGATGTCATTTTGATCGCTGTCAGTTTTCAGAAAGACCCATCTCATACCTTTGACTCTGGCTAACCATTggggtggggtaataatcaagtgagTATGGCATTCTATTTCTGTGGACTGACTGGCTGTGTAAGTGTGAGCACTAACCCGACTGCAAAATTGTTCAAACTTTGGTCTCTTAAGTCGCTCCTTTAGACTCGAATGTGAGTCCATAAAGTCCATTATGTCCTGCTTGGCATCGATGCCATCAGTAAACAAGAGAGTTCGCTGCATTCCTTCAAGATACGTGGGGGCGGAATTAGATAGAACTCTACAACAAAgaactcttaattaattctataaTTAACTGTAACTTCCTTAATCAGCTCGTGTCATAGGTAACTTGTCTAGATATCTAATACGTTCTACATCTCTTCTaaatcatgtctgtctgtctgtttgtctatctgtctgtctgtctgcctgtctgtctgtctgcctgtctgtctgtctgtcaaaactgtcacctaatcatggtgatttagatagttTATtagattttgacattcaaagtcaagttccaatagttaatgactttgttgtttgcaaggactgatttgtaatAAAAatatcctagcatatgtacaagtagaatctgtatgaaaATAaattgtctctttgtctgtctgtctgtctctctgtctgtctgtctgtctgtctgtctgtctgtctgtctgtctgtctgtcaaatatcACTTATTTCTTGCATCAAATCACACATTTCTgccactactactactagtgTTCATTGGAATGTAGGCCTCTCTAACCCAATACAAAACATGTTCAGTTTCTTCAAAATGACTTGGGTGTTGCATTTCTGTAAAATTGTACAAAAAACTGTTTTCCTCCAAAAGTCTAAAATTCTGCAGCAGTAGGTCTCCCTGCTTCAGGCGCCAATTTTTTCTTCCTTCTCCccatgttccaaaatgtttCATTACCAGTGAGACGACATTGACTACTAAGCCTTCAAGCAGCTTGTGTTGATCATACAGCATCTTTCTGGTTTCTTTTCAGTTTGCTGCAGCCCGTCGCCTCGGCAGAGCTTGGAAAAACATTGAAACTCCAAGGGTTAGCCAATGAGATGTCAAGGTCAAGATAAGAACGTGACTCAGTATCAAACATACAATAATGTCGGGGTCTACATTCAGAGTTAGTATACATgttcctttgtctgtctgtcagtctgtctgtctgtcaatttcatttattgaaacacaaactctacgttacatttctaacccTAAAttcaaacaagctactgaattctgcttgtctgtccatctgtctgtctatgtgtctgtctgtctgtctgtctgtctatctgtctgtctgtctgtctctggaCGCGTAGACTCTGACCTTGCCAGCTCTTTAAATGAACACTTCATTACATCCACCCGCTCAATCTCAGCTTGGCTAATCTTCTACAAAACATCAGCATGTACAGCATTACAAACACCCACCAATCATTCATTTATCTCTCGAACCTTCATGAGCTCCGCACTTTTCTCCTCAAAATTAGCCAACATCTTTACATGGCTGTCAAGAGACGAATGATATCTTTCAACACACAAAATAGTAAGATTGACTAcagcaatacaaaaatacCTCAATCTGCTTACTTTCGTTCTTGAGCAAATGCCACTTGGCAGGCTTGTGTCATGTGAGTTGTGGCCTTTTCAAGCTGAAACACAAACCACtgtacgtgtgtctgtctgtctgtctgtctgtctgtctgtctgtctgtctgtctgtctgtctgtctgtgatcAGTGtatctatccatctgtttgtctgtccatctgtctgtctatttcatttattgaaacataaaactct
The sequence above is drawn from the Corticium candelabrum chromosome 8, ooCorCand1.1, whole genome shotgun sequence genome and encodes:
- the LOC134183405 gene encoding uncharacterized protein LOC134183405, whose translation is MGKQKGKRGKGVKVKLENQDDNGARRCAYPPILPRSTPMDKTHEFERKEKVKRPMNAFMVWAREKRPEVAKEYPDLNNAEVSEKLGSAWNALNCEQKQPYYDEAQRLKVEHQRLHPDWVYEPRPKRTKHTGVLQRASEARQLYGIVTHVGGVANPSLSMLSVTQGTNVINQSAGFSTTSDSGASSGQPQELPNDTNQTVFVPIQLGNGITYMAARRICTAPALPPPLALINPNGMQFLLHNPQTLTIYPNSNPSTMQGACASNVVYKPGMSDLLGDYSYNDLDTLVSELEFDEEMQGTMIEMEDEDICKEILEENNEDKTNDEESGQNQNLTTLDPGYINKYLSHIEESGNSGSQPSSQEFRDIKSDITNSTGIDMENREDDYKTNQQQNKFLGSYVVSTETKTEDNTEDKEMETIVCEPCTITVSTSNNSHETIPHIRCNDTV
- the LOC134182898 gene encoding uncharacterized protein LOC134182898; protein product: MNEPQVVLESNGAADADPASIAVIHVTSDVNPTSRDVVAQSSTCGETLFELLQGPDGLNVVGRRFTQSVEVVRNALEFYKNLAEIEDTYSIAIAKLLRSPCYTFKQSFFQQLMRNENTSELGSLNNGWKQLGDELQKISNHHKEQAANIRDCVRSLLEDCLPNLDKSKSELLSQSKVMIRDLLASERQLELDKKQYMRLAEEAERLREQKTKLEQEVFQNAAAAPKLEKATTHMTQACQVAFAQERKYHSSLDSHVKMLANFEEKSAELMKKISQAEIERVDVMKCSFKELARVLSNSAPTYLEGMQRTLLFTDGIDAKQDIMDFMDSHSSLKERLKRPKFEQFCSRLESSSKTDEVNEGDPTASLPSPKPLIAKKPIRPKRDHAAEFFSGIEDTNESTSVKRISVVNTEETAAKVVSDDSGPSSPSFNPFKTPLIPPELVANGQYGEFEDVVGTVETPVVETVDQTDARNENLWIEQKESTFGDSDEDLMAPTGEYGKHKEIGAARSKRDHDDIVDSITSFKKKSHETASASPEVRGGRTREKPKIKPKPNQPNLATPDGLLRALLELSGKNDYYGLLGASQSSDKSELARLRREKTATLHPDRITNGEAARKRATEELALLNEVYTDVLVKDKTRRLYNQVVAFRKSYREIPHQSPENLAKATKRFYQLKSELERAHVPENLIKEMTMATDTAQAYRQFKQSRQP